The following proteins are encoded in a genomic region of Methylibium petroleiphilum PM1:
- the secF gene encoding protein translocase subunit SecF, with translation MEFFRIKRDIPFMKHALIFNVVSFVTFAAAVFFLVTRGLHLSIEFTGGTVLEVEYAKTADVPKVRSAVEALGFGEVQVQNFGTSRDVLVRLPLRGDVKQQEVVGRVFSALCAAEGGQVTQSQSVSDKGESVSAQVCDAGGAQPVMLKRSEFVGPQVGKELATDGAMALGFVVIGIMIYLAIRFEWKFAVAAIVANLHDVIIILGFFAFFQWEFSLSVLAAVLAVLGYSVNESVVIFDRIREAFRRYRKMNTHQVIDHAITSTMSRTIITHGSTQMMVLSMLVFGGATLHYFAVALTIGILFGIYSSVFVAAAIAMWLGVKREDLMKAGSVKGGDPDDPNAGAVV, from the coding sequence ATGGAGTTCTTCCGCATCAAGCGCGACATCCCGTTCATGAAGCACGCGTTGATCTTCAACGTCGTGTCCTTCGTGACCTTTGCCGCCGCCGTGTTCTTCCTCGTGACGCGCGGTCTGCACCTGTCGATCGAGTTCACCGGCGGCACGGTGCTCGAGGTCGAGTACGCCAAGACGGCCGACGTGCCCAAGGTGCGCAGTGCGGTCGAGGCGCTCGGTTTCGGTGAGGTGCAGGTGCAGAACTTCGGCACCTCGCGCGACGTACTGGTCCGGCTGCCGTTGCGGGGCGACGTCAAGCAGCAGGAGGTGGTGGGCCGTGTGTTCAGCGCGCTGTGCGCGGCCGAGGGCGGTCAGGTCACGCAGTCGCAATCGGTCAGCGACAAGGGCGAGTCGGTCAGCGCGCAGGTCTGCGACGCCGGCGGCGCGCAACCGGTGATGCTCAAGCGCAGCGAGTTCGTCGGGCCGCAGGTCGGCAAGGAACTGGCGACCGACGGTGCGATGGCGCTGGGCTTTGTCGTCATCGGCATCATGATCTATCTTGCGATCCGCTTCGAATGGAAGTTCGCGGTCGCGGCGATCGTCGCCAACCTGCATGACGTGATCATCATCCTGGGCTTCTTCGCCTTCTTCCAGTGGGAATTCTCTCTGTCGGTGCTGGCGGCCGTGCTGGCGGTGCTGGGCTATTCGGTCAACGAGTCGGTGGTCATCTTCGACCGGATTCGCGAGGCCTTCCGCCGCTATCGCAAGATGAACACGCACCAGGTGATCGACCATGCGATCACCTCGACCATGAGCCGCACCATCATCACGCACGGGTCGACGCAGATGATGGTGTTGTCGATGCTGGTGTTCGGCGGTGCGACGCTGCACTACTTCGCAGTCGCACTGACGATCGGCATCTTGTTCGGCATCTACTCTTCGGTGTTCGTCGCCGCGGCCATTGCGATGTGGCTGGGCGTCAAGCGGGAGGATCTGATGAAGGCGGGCAGCGTCAAGGGCGGCGATCCCGACGACCCGAATGCCGGGGCCGTGGTGTAG
- a CDS encoding DUF1631 family protein has translation MATPAAPSALAAQARRVYMESLLLAVPTAVQGVLDGAHRLANEKAEPQLAHKRMNAAIDLTRPAPQWQQALIDSLGAMPRISTSGGRTSLGAAAASSMGSGRDTLQLVDDDTIEVEILSSRLALAMMDKASWEFTDLRARMSSLERREELDSGDALRPHVVARIVIDSWRSAGLSLEHWRTVQKVIHAAFGEMVEESYHETNRWLLGEGVRPEIDLRPLIRRSTGAHVASIPVTTGFGDMAEAQGGLRRANVVIAGTTTSTRGAGVGEETRLMTRMSNLARTAGHAEAVLGRLNKLVGRQVPSFADTAEMQPSTGFKRAIAEAQSGIQRQLATTGRDERAAISTPALLQELQQRKQALKEAASTPVERATIEIVALLFQSILTEEKIPAVVRVWFARLQMPVLRVAVSEPDFFATTDHPARKLIDRMGACVMGFDISSRAAGDALDKEIKRVVQVVEAYPDTGRRVFQTVLTEFERFLEHYFKTENEATRKGVSLAQQVEQRETMAIQYTIELRKMLNEVPVQEGVRNFLFHVWADVLATMALKTGAASDATKIMKRAAADLIWSAGAKVSREERADVIRRLPPLLKTLREGMAEAGLAPEKQDEHIQALNDSLAAAFTAKAAAIPAERLEELMARLEDLEEMLPDADEMQIDESIVMDLSGHESTELQIVTEGGSMPTPAMIAWARELQVGGWYMLEHRGRIESVQLAWHGMRKQLSLFVSQQGRGTLFQQHRLASYLQAGLLVPAQDEALTVRATRSALAKLDADPQRLLN, from the coding sequence ATGGCCACCCCAGCCGCCCCATCCGCCCTGGCCGCTCAAGCGCGGCGGGTGTATATGGAGTCGCTGCTGCTCGCGGTGCCGACCGCGGTGCAAGGGGTGCTCGACGGTGCCCACCGACTGGCGAACGAGAAGGCCGAACCGCAGCTGGCGCACAAGCGCATGAACGCGGCCATCGACCTGACCCGACCCGCACCGCAGTGGCAGCAGGCGCTGATCGACAGCCTCGGTGCCATGCCGCGCATCAGCACCTCGGGCGGCAGGACGTCGCTCGGCGCAGCTGCGGCGTCCAGCATGGGCAGTGGGCGCGACACGCTGCAACTGGTCGACGACGACACCATCGAGGTGGAAATCCTCAGCTCTCGCCTGGCGCTGGCCATGATGGACAAGGCTTCGTGGGAGTTCACGGACCTGCGCGCCCGCATGTCCAGCCTGGAGCGTCGCGAGGAACTCGACAGTGGCGACGCGCTGCGACCGCATGTGGTGGCACGTATCGTGATCGACAGCTGGCGGTCGGCCGGCCTGTCGCTGGAGCACTGGCGGACCGTGCAGAAGGTGATCCACGCGGCCTTCGGCGAGATGGTCGAGGAGTCCTACCACGAGACCAACCGCTGGCTGCTCGGTGAGGGCGTGCGTCCCGAAATCGACCTGCGGCCCCTGATCCGCCGCTCGACCGGCGCACATGTCGCGTCGATCCCGGTGACGACGGGCTTCGGCGACATGGCGGAGGCGCAGGGCGGCCTGCGGCGCGCGAATGTCGTCATTGCCGGCACGACGACGTCGACCCGCGGGGCCGGTGTCGGCGAGGAAACCCGGTTGATGACGCGCATGAGCAATCTGGCTCGTACGGCCGGGCATGCGGAAGCGGTGCTGGGTCGACTCAACAAGCTGGTGGGCCGGCAGGTGCCATCGTTCGCCGACACGGCGGAGATGCAGCCCTCAACTGGTTTCAAGCGGGCGATCGCGGAAGCGCAGAGCGGCATCCAGCGCCAACTGGCCACCACCGGACGCGACGAGCGCGCCGCGATCAGCACCCCGGCGCTGCTGCAGGAGTTGCAGCAGCGCAAGCAGGCACTCAAGGAAGCCGCCAGCACGCCGGTCGAGCGCGCCACCATCGAGATCGTGGCGTTGCTGTTCCAGAGTATCCTGACTGAAGAGAAGATCCCGGCGGTTGTTCGCGTGTGGTTCGCTCGCCTGCAGATGCCGGTGCTGCGCGTGGCGGTCAGCGAGCCCGATTTCTTCGCCACCACCGACCATCCGGCGCGCAAGCTGATCGACCGCATGGGCGCCTGCGTGATGGGCTTCGACATCAGCTCGCGGGCCGCGGGCGATGCGCTCGACAAGGAAATCAAGCGCGTCGTGCAGGTCGTGGAGGCCTACCCCGACACCGGTCGTCGGGTGTTCCAGACCGTCCTGACCGAGTTCGAGCGCTTTCTCGAGCATTATTTCAAGACCGAGAACGAGGCGACGCGCAAGGGTGTGTCGCTCGCGCAGCAGGTCGAGCAGCGCGAGACGATGGCGATCCAGTACACGATCGAGCTGCGCAAGATGCTCAACGAGGTGCCGGTGCAGGAAGGCGTGCGCAACTTCCTGTTCCATGTCTGGGCCGATGTGCTGGCCACGATGGCGCTGAAGACGGGAGCCGCCAGCGATGCCACCAAGATCATGAAGCGCGCTGCCGCCGATCTCATCTGGTCGGCGGGTGCAAAGGTGTCGCGTGAAGAACGCGCCGACGTGATTCGCCGCCTCCCGCCGCTGCTGAAGACGCTGCGCGAAGGCATGGCGGAGGCTGGCCTCGCTCCCGAGAAGCAGGACGAGCACATCCAGGCGCTGAACGACTCGCTGGCGGCGGCCTTCACTGCCAAGGCGGCAGCGATTCCCGCCGAGCGTCTCGAGGAGTTGATGGCGCGACTCGAGGACCTCGAGGAAATGCTGCCCGATGCCGACGAGATGCAGATCGACGAGTCCATCGTGATGGACCTGTCAGGGCATGAAAGCACCGAACTGCAGATCGTGACTGAGGGGGGATCGATGCCGACGCCAGCCATGATCGCCTGGGCGCGCGAACTGCAGGTCGGCGGTTGGTACATGCTCGAGCACCGGGGTCGCATCGAGTCGGTGCAACTGGCCTGGCATGGCATGCGGAAACAACTCAGCCTGTTCGTCTCGCAGCAGGGCCGCGGCACGCTGTTCCAGCAGCACCGGCTGGCGTCCTATCTGCAGGCCGGCCTGCTGGTTCCGGCGCAAGATGAGGCCCTCACGGTGCGCGCGACCCGCAGCGCGCTGGCCAAGCTAGACGCTGACCCGCAGCGCTTGCTGAACTGA